In one window of Phyllopteryx taeniolatus isolate TA_2022b chromosome 23, UOR_Ptae_1.2, whole genome shotgun sequence DNA:
- the ovol1a gene encoding putative transcription factor Ovo-like 1a isoform X1: MPRAFLVKKANVSPGKRNWSELPDHERGDVYIPVSIFPPSVSINEDEASPAEVAPLCLAMRSLPERHARAELPSCTTLGRPQSPPALPDERSEVGRRSQGGLVFVRSKIKVTTGELLSDPDPHDAPLTPPPHVAVTTAPAPGRFAASAVRSAGQAPAGGTAPPYACQICHKTFQYQRMLNRHTKCHNETKRHLCTFCGKGFNDTFDLKRHVRTHTGVRPYKCELCDKAFTQRCSLESHMKKIHSVTLQYAYKERRNKLYVCEECGHTAATQDELLLHLHSLHPDSVLLKGKGPRRGAGEGESAPGSPQGADSDDTTGSAGH; this comes from the exons ATGCCTCGAGCCTTCCTGGTCAAGAAGGCCAACGTGTCGCCGGGCAAGCGGAACTGGAGCGAGCTGCCGGACCACGAGCGAGGGGACGTCTACATCCCAG TCTCCATCTTCCCGCCGTCCGTCTCAATAAACGAGGACGAAGCGAGTCCAGCTGAGGTGGCGCCGCTCTGCCTGGCCATGCGGTCGCTGCCCGAGCGCCACGCGCGCGCCGAGCTGCCGTCCTGCACCACGCTGGGCCGGCCGCAGAGTCCGCCGGCGCTTCCGGACGAGAGGTCGGAGGTCGGGAGGAGGTCGCAGGGCGGCTTGGTGTTTGTCCGCTCCAAAATAAAG GTGACCACGGGCGAATTGCTGTCCGACCCCGACCCTCATGATGCTCCCCTGACGCCGCCGCCGCACGTCGCCGTGACGACAGCCCCCGCACCCGGCAGATTCGCCGCCTCGGCGGTCCGATCGGCGGGTCAGGCTCCCGCCGGCGGCACGGCGCCGCCGTACGCTTGTCAG ATTTGCCACAAAACCTTCCAGTACCAGCGCATGTTGAACCGACACACGAAGTGTCACAACGAGACCAAGCGCCACCTCTGCACCTTCTGCGGCAAAGGATTCAACGACACCTTCGACCTCAAGAGACACGTGCGCACGCACACGG GAGTGCGTCCGTACAAGTGCGAGCTGTGCGACAAGGCCTTCACGCAGCGCTGCTCGCTGGAGTCGCACATGAAGAAGATCCACAGCGTGACGCTGCAGTACGCCTACAAGGAGCGCCGCAACAAGCTGTACGTGTGCGAGGAGTGCGGCCACACGGCGGCCACCCAGGACGAGCTGCTGCTGCACCTCCACTCACTGCATCCCGACAGCGTCCTCTTGAAGGGCAAGGGGCCGCGGCGAGGGGCCGGGGAGGGCGAGTCCGCGCCGGGCTCCCCGCAAGGAGCCGATAGCGACGACACCACGGGGTCGGCGGGCCACTGA
- the ovol1a gene encoding putative transcription factor Ovo-like 1a isoform X2: protein MKEVSIFPPSVSINEDEASPAEVAPLCLAMRSLPERHARAELPSCTTLGRPQSPPALPDERSEVGRRSQGGLVFVRSKIKVTTGELLSDPDPHDAPLTPPPHVAVTTAPAPGRFAASAVRSAGQAPAGGTAPPYACQICHKTFQYQRMLNRHTKCHNETKRHLCTFCGKGFNDTFDLKRHVRTHTGVRPYKCELCDKAFTQRCSLESHMKKIHSVTLQYAYKERRNKLYVCEECGHTAATQDELLLHLHSLHPDSVLLKGKGPRRGAGEGESAPGSPQGADSDDTTGSAGH from the exons ATGAAGGAAG TCTCCATCTTCCCGCCGTCCGTCTCAATAAACGAGGACGAAGCGAGTCCAGCTGAGGTGGCGCCGCTCTGCCTGGCCATGCGGTCGCTGCCCGAGCGCCACGCGCGCGCCGAGCTGCCGTCCTGCACCACGCTGGGCCGGCCGCAGAGTCCGCCGGCGCTTCCGGACGAGAGGTCGGAGGTCGGGAGGAGGTCGCAGGGCGGCTTGGTGTTTGTCCGCTCCAAAATAAAG GTGACCACGGGCGAATTGCTGTCCGACCCCGACCCTCATGATGCTCCCCTGACGCCGCCGCCGCACGTCGCCGTGACGACAGCCCCCGCACCCGGCAGATTCGCCGCCTCGGCGGTCCGATCGGCGGGTCAGGCTCCCGCCGGCGGCACGGCGCCGCCGTACGCTTGTCAG ATTTGCCACAAAACCTTCCAGTACCAGCGCATGTTGAACCGACACACGAAGTGTCACAACGAGACCAAGCGCCACCTCTGCACCTTCTGCGGCAAAGGATTCAACGACACCTTCGACCTCAAGAGACACGTGCGCACGCACACGG GAGTGCGTCCGTACAAGTGCGAGCTGTGCGACAAGGCCTTCACGCAGCGCTGCTCGCTGGAGTCGCACATGAAGAAGATCCACAGCGTGACGCTGCAGTACGCCTACAAGGAGCGCCGCAACAAGCTGTACGTGTGCGAGGAGTGCGGCCACACGGCGGCCACCCAGGACGAGCTGCTGCTGCACCTCCACTCACTGCATCCCGACAGCGTCCTCTTGAAGGGCAAGGGGCCGCGGCGAGGGGCCGGGGAGGGCGAGTCCGCGCCGGGCTCCCCGCAAGGAGCCGATAGCGACGACACCACGGGGTCGGCGGGCCACTGA